A stretch of DNA from Paenibacillus sp. FSL W8-0186:
CCTTGAGGTGCGAGCTCCTTGCGCAGCTGCGCCGAGAAGAACGACAGCGCGCTCTTGGACAGTGCATACGGATAATCCCGTCCATACGCCGCCGTAAAGCAACCCGCCTCCGAGCTGATATTGATAATGCAAGGCCTCGCACTTCGGCGAAGCAGCGGCAGGAAGTGCTTGACCATTTTCATCGGCCCGTAAAGATTGGTCATCATTGAGCGCTCCACCTCTGCCATATCGAGCTGCTCCAGCTTCTTATCGCGGGCAATAAGAATTCCCGCATTGTTAATCAGCACATCCACCGTGCCCCATCGTCGTTCAACGGCGTTCTTCGCTGCAATAATTTCGCTTTCTACATTCACGTCCAGCTGAATCAGCTCCAGCTGTCCAGGATGCTCCTGCCGCGTGGCCTCGAACTGCTCATGGCTCTGCTGCAAATTGCGAACACCCGCAATGACATGATGCCCGCCTTTAAGCGCTTCGCTGACCGTAGAGAAACCCAGCCCTTTGCTCGCGCCCGTAATTAGAATATTCATCCCCACTCGCCACCTTCTTCAGCAATCTGTCTGTTAGTTATCGTTCTCAAGCAGTTCCACCATCACCTTCAACTCCTTGAACGTATCCATATACGCATAACGGCCCCCCGTGTACTCGCCTCTCTGAATCAGCGGCATCTGATTCGCCTCCAAGACTGCGATCTTCTCCTTCATCCCTTTGATGACAAAAGCGATATGGTGCACCCCTTCGCCCTGCTCGTCCAGGAACTCCCGCCACGTTGAAGGATGCTCGTCCGGTTCAATCAGCTCCACCTGCAGCTGCCCGCAATCGAGGAAAGCGAGCTTGGCGCGGGCCTCCGAAGACGCTCCCTTAAATTCGGTTCGAGCGACATCTACAGTGTCCGTCCAGAACCACTTCGGCTTCTCTATTCCGAAAAAATCCGCATAACTCTGGGATACTTTGTCGATGTCGCGTACAATAATGCCGATCTGCGTAATGACATTTGTTCCTAAAAATCCTTTATCCATGGGATCATGCTCCTTTTCGATGGGTCTATATTGGGGTTAGTATGTGTTGCCGCCTTAGATCGCCCTACAGGATTCCCTAATGACCAGCTCCGTCGTGCCCACATATTTCTTGAATTCCTTATCCGGCTCTTCGATCGTCTTGATGAGCCTGCTGGCCAGCGTATCCACCATTTCGGCAAAATCAACATGGATCGACGTGAGTGCCGGCTGAATCCGCGAGCTGAGCAGGTGATCATCAAAGCCCATTAGGGATATATCCCCCGGTACGCAAAGACCAGCCTCCTGCAAGGCCGCCAAAGCGCCAAAGGCGACACTGTCGTTGCAGGCAAATATCGCTGTAGGCAGCTCTTTCACATGGCTTAACCATTGCTTCACGGAGTTGTATCCGCTTTTCTCACTAAAATCAGCCGGTATGATCCATTCTGGGTTCACCGCAAGCCCATGAGAACGCATAGCAGCCTTGAATCCCTCCAGCTTCTCGGGCCCCGAGCAGCGCAGCGGGTCTCCGGCAATGAACCCGATCCTGCGGTGGTTCAGGCTTGCAAGATAATCGACGCCTTGCTTCATGCCCTGATCATTGCCAAAATTGCATATCACCCGATTGGGCTCATTCCGCCCTTCGATATGCTGGTCAATGATGCCGACCACATAACCCTCGGCAATAAGCTCTTCAATCAACGGTTCATGATTCGCAGCCCCGATGAAGACCCCGCCGTCGATCCGCTGCTGGTAGAAGGTTTCCTTGACTTTGCGCAGCACCTCGCTGTCCCTCGTGTTTCTTATAATATGGGTTAGCACATAATAACCCTGGTTGGATGCGCTTTCAATGAAGCCGGTTATTAATGAGTTCGTGAGCGAATCATGAAATACTTCTTCCGGCGAAATCAGAAACAGACCGATGGTGCGAGTCTTCATCCCGGACATAATCCGCGCCGAAAAATTTGGGGAATATTTGTACTGCTCGATGACCTGCATCACCTTATCGCGCGTTGCCTGCGGCACATTCGGGTAATTGTTGATAACCCTGCTTACCGTACTTCGGGACACGCCTGCAATCCGGGCGATTTCAATACTATTGATTTCATTCTTCTTCATATGTCCCTCCACTTAACACATGCCCGCAGATATCCAGTACTACATTGTGAACACGTGTTTACAAGCACAATTTACCTCAGTCATCATGCCATGTCAATAACATTTGCATGTACGATAGAGGTGGTGGCATAAAAGCCCCACTATCGGCAGGGCTCTTTCGCTTGCTTTACCTTTTATACAAAATGGGACAATACGAATACTGCAGGAGAATTCCAATAGATCGTAACCTCATTGGTAGCGTAGCTCTCCATAACGTCGGCAAAAGAGGCAGCCGGCGCTTTGTCCGCCAAATGCTCGCGTGCATACTCATCCTGCTTGCCATAGTTTGGGCCGCCCGACACTAACCCGGGAACAGGCGCTTCGACGCCGTCTCCTTCGGAAGGACGATGATGCGGATGCAGGATCGGCCGGCTGCCAAGCCCGGTAACATAGCTCATGCCCACCACATTAGCTCCAAACAAGTAATGAACGTGCTCGAGCGCGCAGCGCTCATATGTTTGAGAGCCTAACAAGCGGTCCGCGATCAGCAGCAGCATGGCATGATTCATTACCAGCATGTTGCTGCCCCAAATATACTGCTCCGGTCTAA
This window harbors:
- a CDS encoding SDR family NAD(P)-dependent oxidoreductase — encoded protein: MNILITGASKGLGFSTVSEALKGGHHVIAGVRNLQQSHEQFEATRQEHPGQLELIQLDVNVESEIIAAKNAVERRWGTVDVLINNAGILIARDKKLEQLDMAEVERSMMTNLYGPMKMVKHFLPLLRRSARPCIINISSEAGCFTAAYGRDYPYALSKSALSFFSAQLRKELAPQGFAVYNVHPGWIRTPMGGEQAPGDPGDTAIGLLNLAERKVVPAQESWMITHKGEPMPY
- a CDS encoding VOC family protein; translation: MDKGFLGTNVITQIGIIVRDIDKVSQSYADFFGIEKPKWFWTDTVDVARTEFKGASSEARAKLAFLDCGQLQVELIEPDEHPSTWREFLDEQGEGVHHIAFVIKGMKEKIAVLEANQMPLIQRGEYTGGRYAYMDTFKELKVMVELLENDN
- a CDS encoding LacI family DNA-binding transcriptional regulator, whose product is MKKNEINSIEIARIAGVSRSTVSRVINNYPNVPQATRDKVMQVIEQYKYSPNFSARIMSGMKTRTIGLFLISPEEVFHDSLTNSLITGFIESASNQGYYVLTHIIRNTRDSEVLRKVKETFYQQRIDGGVFIGAANHEPLIEELIAEGYVVGIIDQHIEGRNEPNRVICNFGNDQGMKQGVDYLASLNHRRIGFIAGDPLRCSGPEKLEGFKAAMRSHGLAVNPEWIIPADFSEKSGYNSVKQWLSHVKELPTAIFACNDSVAFGALAALQEAGLCVPGDISLMGFDDHLLSSRIQPALTSIHVDFAEMVDTLASRLIKTIEEPDKEFKKYVGTTELVIRESCRAI